Genomic DNA from Vanrija pseudolonga chromosome 3, complete sequence:
GCACGAACCGCTCGATGTGGCTGCCCATTGGGGTGTGGAACCACGCTACAGCGGGGGACAGGATGACGGTGACGTCCTGGACCGACGCAGGGAGCGGGCCAGGCGCATAGTATCCGTCTCGCCAGTCAAACGCCTCGTTGAACCGAACATGGAGGACGAAGCGCCGCACGCCGGGCGGCAGGTCAAAGCTGCGGCCGACGCTCAGGCGCGCATGCTGtgtgttggcggcgaggtacGGACTGAGCGTGTTGACGTCGGTGAGCGCGATGACCGTGTCTGCTGTCGGCAGTGTGTCcggcgcgcgcaggtcgagcgtgccTTCGTCGcgcgggaggaggcggagggtgCTAAGGTTCGAGCTCGTCACGCGAGGTCGAAGCTGTCGAGCGGGAGTCGCAGCGTCAGCGTGCGCGCGTACCGCAGAAGAAGAGAGTTCATGCGCGATACGACCGCGCCGCGGACCCCGATCGGCTGGTTCGTGTAGGCCgagagcacgacgagcgcgttggACGCATCGTCGTACAGCTCCAGATGGGAGAAGAGCAGGTTGCTGATGTACGTGTttgcgcggcggcacgtcTGCCGCAGCACGAGGAGCACCCCGTGCTCGGCGTACGAGGCGACCGCCTCCAAGACGTGCGGGTATGTGTCGTAGTCGagcgtgggtgggggttTAGGCATGGTGAAGAAGTGGTCATGGGGTTGCCCGGTCTGACAATCTGAACTATATGCATCTCCTCCACATTGTTGTTAGGCGAGGTTAAGATGCGGGAGGCGGACTATTAGACAGATATTAGGCCGAGCAACAAATCCAAAATGCTATTAGGTTTATCCAGCAGGACGATAAACGTACGGCACGGGTGGAACTGGCCACGGACAGACCTCAAAGCACAGGTTGGGGTGGGACACGGTGTGGTTCGAACACACGAGTTGACGACAGGCAGCGGCCCTGGTACATACCTCCGGGTGAGGAGGACCAGCGATGCCATGAGCTCCGCGTCAACAGAGCCCGCGCAGAGACCGCCTAAGAGGCGTCCTGTCTCATCGTACGGGCTTGTGTCTGACAAGCTCGGTGTCGCAATCACTCAGCGCGTGCGCCGTCTACCTTTGTAGAGAGTGTCGGTTGAGCACTATGCATTGTGTGGACTATGGCGAGAAGAGGTGCGGCGAGGGAGGTGGGAGGAGCAGGGAAGACAGTCAGTCGCGTCCGCCTCTCTGCGCTTCCACATCCACTTCCAACAGCTTCTCCGAGATCGCTTCCACGAGACGAGGTTGCATGCATAGTCACAGCCGCAGCGGTGACGTCCGACGACGATCAGCCTGGCACCTCCCTGGCACACGCACCCTCGATCTCCGCATGCTCGGCGCCACCAGTCCCTAGtcgcggcgtcagcggcgtctCGTCAAGGCGTCGTGTTATTGtattgtcggcggcgtcgggcatgcagcagcactcTACTCGGCCCTGAGGCAGGCTTCACGTcgccggtcgccgccgccgcaagcaCAGCGGCGACCAGACCCAACCCCATGCCATCATGCTGACGCGTCTCGCAGCACATGTGGTGCAGTCGATGGTGGTGGATGCCGGCACGCCTGTCACTTTTGGTCGCAACCGGCAGACTCCACGACCCAGACAAGGGATACGCTTTGCAGTTAGGGCTCTCTGGGGTGCGGTGTCCGCCCAGAAACATGCAGGACAATGCCCGCCTGCACTGTACAAGACACGGTTTAGGGGTCGGTCGAGCTCCCCGCTCCGTCGCGGGACGCGTCTATTCTGTActctgggcggcggggcggcgtggtggctgcctgcctgggtgGGCCGAGTTGCGGCatcccacccccacccaggcACTCACTGTAGACCTTCATTTTTCCTTGGCGCGagctggtgctggctggccgacGCTAGTAAGGACGGAGACCACGAgccacgccgcgacgagccaCGACATCGGCATACAGACCAGACTGCAGATCGACCTTTGCACTTTCTCACAAACACTCTACAGACAGGACACCGGCACGCACACGGCTACgcacagcacacacacaatgctgccctcggcgcggtcacaccagcggctcggcgtcgcggccctcgtgctcgcgtcgCTGCTTTTTCTCTACACGTACCGCGCAAACCTGGACCCGTACGTGCCCGACGCGCTCCGGCCCACAGGGGAAGGCGACTACCGCGTGCAGTCGAGCTGGAAGCCCGGCGCGGTGAATGCGTCTGCACCCAAGCCGCACGCGTGGAGAGAAGGGTGGTTCAAGACCAAGCTGCCCtccgcgcagctcgccctgctcgacaagctcgcgtACCACCCCCAGGAGAGCTGGAAGGACTggcgcgacgagacggcaGACTACAAGTGGGTCGTGAATGCCCGGTTGACGCAGCTTGCTGCGTGTCTCGCCAGCGGAAGATGTCACAAGAATGCCGAcaaggtgagttgggcgATGTGTGGGGTGCGATGAGGGGTGGCGCGAGAGAtgtcgcgcgagcgcgctccaactctctctctcctcgttcgcgacgccgacagctCGAACCGTGCACACGGCTGACACCCCCCAGATCATCGTCTTCAACCACAACTACTGCTACTGGGGCTTTGGGAACAAGGACCCGATccccggcggcgaggaggtgtaCTGCAAGGCGATGCGCGAGTCGTTTGAGCGGTCGGGCTTCACGGTGCTGAATGCTGGGCCAGAGGACTTCAGTGAGTCGGCGAGGGGAGCTAGGCAATGTGCTCTACCCTCCAGCACACGCCGTGCTTACCCCGCTCAGACTTCCTGCAGGAAATATACAACCGCGTAGGCGACAACATTGTGCTCATCCTCACGGGCAACCCGGACAACCCGAAGCCCGAGTTtggcaagctcgacgacgtgatCAAGACGGCGCAGCGACCACGGGGCATCCCCGCGTGGAAGGTGAGCTGGGTCGTCATCTGAGTTTGCGTCCAGCAGCTCACACACGCAGCTCTTCTACTTTACGTTCtgggccgacggcgtcgagaccCCCACTGGCCCGCTATCATGGTGCATGCTCGCGGAATCAGGCGTGCCGAAGAACGTCTCCGTGTCGCTGTCGCGCGGCAAGGCGATCGTGCACACCGAGtttgacgagctgcgcgtgtGGACGACGGAGGGTGACATGCCTGGTGGGTACACGGCCTGTGGGTCCGAAGGCCTAGCTGACTTGTCCCAGGCGCCCCTGTCCGCGTCGGCTGGCCGGCAGCCCGCGAAGGCACGTACGTAGGctacggcgacggcgtgccggccgacTGGGAGACGGTGCCGTTCGAGCGCCGCCCGAACCGCGTCTACATCCTCGCCAAGACGGCGCGCTACTTCAAGGACTCGTGGTTCCCCCTCGAGTACTTTGAGCGCGCGTACAAGGAGCTGCAGCCCGAGTTCCCGAGGCTCGAGTTTGTCGGCGGCTGGAAGACGGCCGGGCCGGACGCGTACGACAAGGTGCCCGCGTTCTTCAAGAACCTCGGGCCGATGACGCCCGACGCGTTCaacgagcagctcaagctcgccaaggtgCTCGTTGGAATTGGAAACCCCAAGACTAGCCCCACGCCGtaccgctcgctcgcaaTGGGAGTGCCGTTCTTGAATCCGGTGAGTGCGACACGGGAGCGCGGTAGGCCGCTCGCTGACCCTCGGCCGCAGCACCAGATCCACCCGCACAACGCCGCTCTCTGGGTCCCGCAGCACGACACGATGCAGGCCGTGC
This window encodes:
- the ndx-7 gene encoding Putative nudix hydrolase 7, translated to MASKPSFLPVLADEDRPFLRKAVANPPVPRPSSSVMLLSPTNQLLLLHRVGTSSAFASAHVFPGGTLSSFHETVPAEHDADRHTDSRAYRLAAVRETFEESGILLAKRRGEDGLVELSVAERTEGRKAIHGDKVKFLDFLAGIGAEPDLDNLIPLTRWITPPNAPKRFSAQMYLYLLSADADAAHDGGLEHTDAEWADVREWAERARRGDIIVYEPQAFLLALLADFFPGPGVLATTNEHGGSHEAQRQRLLDFIKATPTGPGDDRTNNILWADKVICSYVLPVRRDDGYLVIGLEEAGPELEGQGRGGDFSRVVLVNSEAGGPRGAEVRMRRDVVPEQGATRLQIDLCTFSQTLYRQDTGTHTATHSTHTMLPSARSHQRLGVAALVLASLLFLYTYRANLDPYVPDALRPTGEGDYRVQSSWKPGAVNASAPKPHAWREGWFKTKLPSAQLALLDKLAYHPQESWKDWRDETADYKWVVNARLTQLAACLASGRCHKNADKIIVFNHNYCYWGFGNKDPIPGGEEVYCKAMRESFERSGFTVLNAGPEDFNFLQEIYNRVGDNIVLILTGNPDNPKPEFGKLDDVIKTAQRPRGIPAWKLFYFTFWADGVETPTGPLSWCMLAESGVPKNVSVSLSRGKAIVHTEFDELRVWTTEGDMPGAPVRVGWPAAREGTYVGYGDGVPADWETVPFERRPNRVYILAKTARYFKDSWFPLEYFERAYKELQPEFPRLEFVGGWKTAGPDAYDKVPAFFKNLGPMTPDAFNEQLKLAKVLVGIGNPKTSPTPYRSLAMGVPFLNPHQIHPHNAALWVPQHDTMQAVPPPYVYNVDVKVYAEFVNALRKALKTPIEETRFARGLPHVYDKRLSDFALRDWGAEARHAVDKGLGVKKTFVF